From the genome of Candidatus Zixiibacteriota bacterium:
TTCGGATGCGGATTTAGATAAATCTGGTCCTTGATATAATCGACATCGAGCACATCGATATAATGGCGCAAAAGCGTGATCGGCACCACCAGAGGTATCAGCTCCCTGTGATAATCATCCAAAACCTTCAGGATATCCGCCTTCTCATTCGATGACAGTTCCTTTTTAAGATAGCCGAGGATATGCTGAAGCACATTCATGTTCTTCTTGACCGTAGTCTTGTAAGTCAGTGTTTCCATGAACATACGGCTGTACTCGTCTTTGAATTCAACAGGTTTATATTTTGCTATCGCCGCGACCATCCTGCCCAGCAGACGGTAATGTTTCTGGCTGTGTGCCAAAAGCAGGTATTTATGACGGGTATGAAAGTCGATAACATCTTTTCTCTTGAAACCGCTTTCGAACAGGTTTATGAGCCGGTTGTAAGCGAAAATCCGTACGATAAAATTTTCACGCAGGCGGGAGTCATTGAGCCGGCCTTCCTCCTCCACCGGCATAAGTGGAAATTCCTCCATCAGCGGATGAGCGTACATCCCCACACCTTTTTTTTCCGCGCCACCACCGCCTTCATGGTAGACCTTGACACGCTCCATCCCGCAACTGGGCGAATCCTTTTTAAGTATATATCCACTGAGTTTATCAAGCCTGAGCTGGCGTACTCTTTCTTGTGAATACTTTTTGATTCGATCTGTCCAGTCCTCGCCGGTTTTATTTCCGACCATACGCGGGTCGTCAATTTCTCCGACCAGCCTGACCGATTCACGCGGGACACCCATACCGACTTCGATTTCCGGGCAGACTGGAATAAACTTAAAATATCCTCCCAGGATATCGGTCAGGTAACGGTCTTTCTTGTGACCTGAATCGAATCGGACCGGCTGGCCCAGGAGGCAGGCACTGATCCCCACCCTGATCGGTATTGACTTCTTATTGTCTGTCTTCATAGCTCAATGCACCTCGACTTCTATGCTGAGTATGTATTTTTTCCGCCTTATCCGCCAGCGCTTTTGCCATCCCCCTGAATACCAGGGCATGGATCGGTAAAAGTGAAAACCAGTACAGGTGACCGAACAGTCCACGCGGATAGTATCTCGCCGTCTGCACCAGCTTCGCTTTATTGGGTCCGAGAGGATCAACTTTGAATTCCAGCCAGGCCTGCCCCCAGACCTTCATCTCGGCCCGCAAAAGAAGCTGTTTGCCGGGCTCATATTCTTCCACTCGCCAAAAATCCAGCGCGTCACCGACATCGATCATTACAGGGTGTCGTCTCCCCCGCCTGAGCCCCACACCACCCATCTGCTTATCGATAAACCCGCGCAGCTTCCAGAGCCGGTCGGCGT
Proteins encoded in this window:
- a CDS encoding DUF1722 domain-containing protein yields the protein MKTDNKKSIPIRVGISACLLGQPVRFDSGHKKDRYLTDILGGYFKFIPVCPEIEVGMGVPRESVRLVGEIDDPRMVGNKTGEDWTDRIKKYSQERVRQLRLDKLSGYILKKDSPSCGMERVKVYHEGGGGAEKKGVGMYAHPLMEEFPLMPVEEEGRLNDSRLRENFIVRIFAYNRLINLFESGFKRKDVIDFHTRHKYLLLAHSQKHYRLLGRMVAAIAKYKPVEFKDEYSRMFMETLTYKTTVKKNMNVLQHILGYLKKELSSNEKADILKVLDDYHRELIPLVVPITLLRHYIDVLDVDYIKDQIYLNPHPKELMLRNHV